A region of Subdoligranulum variabile DNA encodes the following proteins:
- a CDS encoding helix-turn-helix transcriptional regulator, translated as MKNRLEELRKQRGIKQEDLANALEVSRQTIGSLENGRYNPSIQLAFKIARYFNMSIEEIFIYEED; from the coding sequence ATGAAAAATCGCCTGGAAGAATTACGAAAGCAACGAGGCATAAAGCAAGAAGATTTAGCAAATGCATTGGAAGTATCACGCCAGACCATCGGCTCTTTGGAAAACGGACGCTATAACCCATCTATTCAGTTGGCATTTAAGATTGCCAGATATTTCAACATGAGTATTGAAGAAATTTTTATTTACGAGGAGGATTGA
- a CDS encoding DUF3847 domain-containing protein: MPDTSKLEKLNRELEKSEKKLRKAINDEKALQHQLKQLTRKERTHRLCTRGGMLESFLQEPERLTDDDVMLLLKLIFHRQDTQELLKKLLEREKPETP; this comes from the coding sequence TTGCCTGATACCTCAAAACTGGAAAAGCTCAACCGGGAGTTGGAAAAAAGCGAAAAGAAACTGCGGAAAGCCATCAATGATGAAAAGGCATTGCAGCACCAGTTGAAGCAGCTTACCCGAAAGGAACGGACGCACCGGCTCTGTACTCGTGGCGGTATGCTGGAAAGTTTTCTGCAAGAGCCGGAACGCCTGACAGATGATGATGTCATGCTGCTGTTGAAACTCATTTTTCACAGGCAGGACACGCAGGAACTATTGAAAAAACTGCTGGAACGGGAGAAGCCGGAAACCCCTTAG
- a CDS encoding CHC2 zinc finger domain-containing protein: protein MNVFEAVKQSVTTRQAAEHYGIRVNRNGMACCPFHNDKTPSMKLDKRFHCFGCGADGDVIDFVAALYGLGKKEAAAQLASDFGLAYEDWKPPGRARKPKPRQKSPEEQFREAKAHCFRVLADYLHLLRVWKTDYAPHSPEEAFHPRFVEALQKQAHVEYLLDVLLFGDTEEIASLITEHGKDVIQLEQRMAELAAADAARTKKHHERHAAAPER from the coding sequence TTGAATGTATTTGAAGCTGTGAAGCAGTCCGTTACGACAAGACAGGCTGCGGAGCATTACGGAATCCGGGTAAACAGAAACGGGATGGCTTGCTGCCCGTTCCACAACGATAAGACCCCCAGCATGAAGCTGGACAAGCGTTTCCACTGCTTCGGATGTGGTGCAGATGGGGATGTGATTGATTTTGTAGCTGCCCTGTACGGGCTGGGGAAAAAGGAAGCCGCCGCACAGTTGGCGAGTGACTTCGGGCTTGCCTATGAGGACTGGAAGCCACCGGGCAGGGCAAGGAAGCCCAAGCCCCGGCAGAAATCCCCGGAAGAACAGTTCCGGGAAGCAAAGGCACATTGCTTCCGTGTCCTTGCCGATTATCTACACCTCTTACGGGTATGGAAAACCGACTATGCCCCGCACTCCCCGGAGGAAGCGTTTCATCCCCGGTTCGTGGAAGCCTTGCAGAAGCAAGCCCATGTGGAATATCTGCTGGATGTGCTGCTGTTTGGGGATACGGAGGAAATCGCTTCACTGATTACGGAACATGGAAAGGATGTGATACAGCTTGAACAGCGAATGGCAGAGCTTGCCGCCGCAGACGCAGCAAGAACTAAAAAACACCATGAACGCCATGCAGCCGCCCCAGAGCGTTGA
- a CDS encoding virulence-associated E family protein, with protein sequence MNAMQPPQSVEEVKATLETTEKGGVRQSIRNCLTVFQRDPVLAGAIAYNILTDRKDIIKPIGFHRESTALTDTDMKYLLLYLEETYGLTSEKKIETAIGIVANENKYHPIRDFLNSLAWDGTERIRFCLRHFLGADVDDYTYEALKLFLLGAITRAFKPGSKFEIMLCLVGGQGAGKSTFFRLLAVRDEWFSDDLRKLDDDNVYRKLQGHWIIEMSEMMATANAKSIEEIKSFLSRQKEVYKIPYETHPADRPRQCVFGGTSNALDFLPLDRSGNRRFIPVMVYPEQAEVHILEDEAASRAYISQMWAEAMEIYRSGRYKLSFSPAMQRYLKEHQRDFMPEDTKAGMIQAYLDKYTGETVCSKQLYKEALNHTFDEPKQWEIREINEIMNQCITGWNYFSNPRMFAEYGRQKGWEREIPATDTDNPPEKSMDGFVEVTEQMELPF encoded by the coding sequence ATGAACGCCATGCAGCCGCCCCAGAGCGTTGAGGAAGTAAAGGCAACTCTGGAAACCACCGAGAAAGGCGGTGTCCGCCAGAGCATACGGAACTGCCTGACCGTATTCCAGCGTGACCCGGTGCTTGCCGGGGCAATCGCCTATAACATCCTGACCGACCGAAAGGACATCATAAAGCCCATCGGTTTTCACAGAGAAAGCACAGCCCTGACCGATACAGACATGAAGTATCTGCTTCTCTATCTGGAGGAAACCTACGGGCTGACCAGTGAGAAAAAGATTGAAACCGCCATCGGGATTGTGGCGAATGAGAATAAGTACCACCCCATCCGGGATTTTCTGAACAGCCTTGCATGGGACGGGACGGAGCGCATCCGCTTCTGTCTGCGGCACTTTCTGGGGGCGGATGTGGACGATTACACCTATGAAGCCCTAAAGCTGTTTCTTTTGGGGGCGATTACAAGGGCATTTAAGCCCGGAAGCAAGTTTGAAATCATGCTGTGTCTGGTAGGCGGTCAGGGGGCTGGCAAGTCCACCTTCTTCCGTCTGCTGGCAGTCCGGGACGAGTGGTTTTCCGATGATTTGCGGAAGCTGGACGATGATAACGTGTACCGCAAGCTGCAAGGTCACTGGATAATTGAAATGTCGGAAATGATGGCAACCGCCAATGCCAAGAGCATTGAGGAAATCAAGTCTTTTCTAAGCCGACAGAAAGAGGTTTATAAGATACCCTATGAAACCCACCCGGCAGACCGTCCCCGTCAGTGCGTGTTCGGCGGTACTTCCAACGCCCTTGACTTTCTCCCCCTTGACCGTTCCGGCAACCGCCGATTTATCCCGGTCATGGTGTACCCGGAGCAAGCCGAGGTTCACATTTTGGAGGACGAAGCCGCTTCCAGAGCCTATATCAGCCAGATGTGGGCGGAAGCAATGGAGATTTACCGAAGCGGCAGGTACAAGCTGTCATTCAGCCCAGCCATGCAGCGGTATCTCAAAGAACACCAGCGGGATTTTATGCCGGAGGACACCAAAGCCGGGATGATACAGGCTTACCTTGATAAGTACACCGGGGAAACGGTCTGTTCCAAGCAGCTCTACAAGGAAGCCTTAAATCACACCTTTGACGAGCCGAAGCAATGGGAAATCCGGGAAATCAACGAGATAATGAACCAGTGCATTACCGGGTGGAACTACTTTTCCAATCCAAGAATGTTTGCGGAATATGGCAGACAAAAGGGCTGGGAGCGTGAAATCCCGGCAACGGACACCGACAACCCGCCCGAAAAATCTATGGACGGTTTTGTGGAGGTCACGGAGCAGATGGAGCTTCCATTCTGA
- a CDS encoding DeoR family transcriptional regulator — MNFEFMTIDTPLPPCMPFPRALTGFPVSSTAKVMYCRMLDAMLSKGKEDENGILFVCFPITAIAAVLSRSPMTVKRSLNELETAGLIMRVRQGIGEPNRIYVLIPGKEDAALA, encoded by the coding sequence ATGAATTTTGAATTTATGACGATAGACACACCATTACCGCCCTGTATGCCATTTCCCAGAGCGTTGACAGGATTTCCAGTCAGCAGCACCGCAAAGGTCATGTACTGCCGGATGCTGGACGCTATGCTATCCAAAGGGAAGGAGGACGAGAACGGAATCCTGTTTGTCTGCTTCCCCATCACAGCCATTGCCGCAGTCCTGTCCCGCAGCCCCATGACGGTCAAGCGTTCTCTGAATGAACTGGAAACCGCCGGACTTATCATGCGGGTGCGTCAGGGCATTGGAGAACCAAACAGGATTTATGTGCTGATACCGGGAAAGGAGGACGCTGCCCTTGCCTGA
- the mobQ gene encoding MobQ family relaxase, with protein MPCPHNEISIVQRSHRQSAVAAAAYQSGEKLFCEYDQEVKHYPEKRGIVHNEILLPANAPLEYTDRNTLWNAAEAVEKQWNSQLARRWVLSIPREIPPDQYAALVRDFCRQQFVSKGMCVDFAIHDKGDGNPHAHVMLTMRAMDERGKWLPKSRKVYELDKNGERIKLPSGRWKSHKEDTVDWNDRKYGEIWRHEWEVIQNRYLEANNRPERVDLRSYERQGLDIIPTVHEGAAVRQMEKRGIQTNIGNLNREIKAANSLMKSIRQLIKNLKGWIAELSEKRNELLAQKAAEEAVFLPNLLMKYMEIRKAERSSWTRAGQSRGTSKDLKAVSEALSYLQRKGLSTVEDLENFIETSGKSAADYRKQMKPKETRSNVIDAILAARTDCKECKPVYEKYQKIFFKKTKEKFKLEHPEVARFEKASAYLAKHPDDKDSTKKELLQEQAKLVDEIADLKVPLTEVQEDLKKLWDIRYWVRKATPGTEESKEPPKKQPLKEVLQDKADEKRAQKNAPAQTKHKQQDMEL; from the coding sequence ATGCCCTGTCCACACAACGAAATCTCTATTGTGCAGCGCAGCCACCGCCAGTCTGCGGTTGCCGCCGCTGCTTACCAGAGCGGCGAAAAGCTGTTCTGTGAATATGACCAGGAAGTAAAACACTACCCGGAAAAGCGTGGTATCGTCCACAATGAAATCCTGCTCCCGGCAAACGCTCCCCTGGAGTACACAGACCGCAACACCCTCTGGAACGCTGCCGAAGCTGTTGAGAAGCAATGGAACTCCCAGCTTGCAAGGCGGTGGGTGCTTTCCATTCCCAGAGAGATACCGCCCGACCAGTACGCCGCCCTTGTACGGGATTTCTGCCGCCAGCAGTTTGTTTCCAAAGGAATGTGCGTGGATTTTGCCATCCATGACAAAGGGGACGGAAACCCACACGCCCATGTCATGCTGACCATGCGGGCAATGGATGAGCGTGGGAAATGGCTTCCCAAGAGCCGCAAGGTCTATGAACTTGATAAGAACGGGGAACGAATCAAGCTCCCGTCCGGCAGGTGGAAAAGCCACAAGGAAGATACGGTTGACTGGAACGACCGCAAATATGGCGAAATCTGGCGGCATGAATGGGAGGTCATCCAAAACCGCTATCTGGAAGCCAACAACCGCCCGGAACGAGTAGATCTCCGTTCTTACGAAAGACAGGGGCTTGATATTATCCCTACCGTCCATGAAGGGGCTGCTGTCCGGCAGATGGAAAAGCGTGGGATTCAGACGAACATCGGCAACCTGAACCGAGAAATCAAAGCCGCCAATAGTTTGATGAAGTCCATCCGGCAGCTTATTAAAAATCTCAAAGGCTGGATTGCGGAGCTTAGCGAAAAGCGGAATGAACTGCTTGCCCAAAAAGCTGCGGAGGAAGCGGTCTTTCTTCCCAATCTGCTGATGAAGTATATGGAGATACGAAAGGCAGAACGGAGCAGCTGGACACGGGCGGGACAAAGCCGGGGGACTTCCAAAGACTTAAAGGCAGTCAGCGAAGCCCTGTCCTATCTCCAGAGAAAGGGACTTTCCACCGTGGAGGATTTGGAAAACTTTATAGAAACGTCCGGGAAATCTGCCGCCGACTACCGAAAGCAGATGAAGCCAAAGGAAACCCGCAGCAACGTGATTGACGCTATCCTTGCCGCCCGGACGGACTGTAAGGAATGTAAGCCCGTTTATGAGAAATACCAGAAGATATTTTTCAAGAAAACTAAGGAAAAATTCAAGCTGGAACACCCGGAGGTTGCCCGGTTTGAGAAAGCCAGTGCCTACCTTGCCAAGCACCCGGACGATAAGGACAGCACGAAAAAGGAGCTTTTGCAGGAACAGGCGAAGCTTGTGGACGAAATCGCAGACTTGAAAGTACCGTTGACCGAGGTGCAGGAAGATTTGAAGAAGCTGTGGGACATCCGCTACTGGGTACGGAAAGCCACACCCGGCACAGAGGAAAGCAAAGAGCCGCCCAAGAAGCAGCCCCTCAAAGAAGTCTTGCAGGATAAGGCTGACGAGAAGAGAGCACAGAAAAACGCCCCGGCACAGACGAAACACAAACAACAGGATATGGAACTTTAA